The following are encoded in a window of Pseudomonas sp. St316 genomic DNA:
- a CDS encoding HopJ type III effector protein — protein sequence MPDLNTLRTRLKSGEHAFADTLAFIAAGYDYQPQAFNNGGVENAAGQNEGSCKTLGLALLEGLSDEEALLAFGEHYRSVLATPEGSDHGNIRALMAHGLAGVTFEAQPLQRR from the coding sequence ATGCCTGATCTCAATACCCTGCGTACCCGCCTCAAGAGTGGCGAACATGCCTTCGCCGACACCCTGGCCTTTATCGCCGCCGGCTACGACTACCAGCCTCAGGCCTTCAACAACGGTGGCGTAGAAAACGCCGCCGGGCAGAACGAAGGCTCTTGCAAGACCCTGGGCCTGGCGCTGCTCGAAGGCTTGAGCGACGAAGAAGCCTTGCTGGCGTTCGGCGAACATTACCGCTCGGTGTTGGCAACGCCCGAAGGCAGCGATCACGGCAATATCCGCGCGCTAATGGCCCACGGGTTGGCCGGCGTGACGTTCGAGGCACAGCCGCTGCAACGGCGCTGA
- the trxB gene encoding thioredoxin-disulfide reductase, with protein MSEVRHSRVIILGSGPAGYSAAVYAARANLKPLLITGMQAGGQLTTTTEVDNWPGDVHGLTGPALMERMKEHAERFETEIVFDHINAVDFAAKPYTLTGDSATYTCDALIIATGASARYLGLPSEEAFMGKGVSACATCDGFFYRNKPVAVVGGGNTAVEEALYLANIASTVTLIHRRETFRAEKILIDKLNARVAEGKIILKLNATLDEVLGDNMGVTGARLKNNDGSFDEIKVDGVFIAIGHTPNTSLFEGQLELKDGYLVVKGGRDGNATATSVEGIFAAGDVADHVYRQAITSAGAGCMAALDTERYLDGLQNVSF; from the coding sequence ATGTCTGAAGTGCGTCATTCGCGAGTGATTATTCTCGGTTCCGGCCCCGCCGGTTACAGCGCTGCGGTTTATGCGGCCCGTGCCAACCTCAAGCCGCTGCTGATCACCGGCATGCAGGCCGGCGGTCAATTGACCACCACCACCGAAGTCGACAACTGGCCGGGCGACGTCCACGGCCTGACCGGCCCGGCCTTGATGGAACGCATGAAGGAGCACGCCGAGCGCTTCGAGACCGAGATCGTTTTCGATCACATCAATGCCGTGGATTTCGCCGCCAAGCCATACACCTTGACCGGCGACAGCGCGACCTACACCTGCGATGCCTTGATCATCGCGACCGGTGCCAGCGCTCGTTACCTGGGCCTGCCGTCGGAAGAAGCCTTCATGGGTAAAGGTGTTTCCGCCTGCGCCACCTGCGACGGTTTCTTCTATCGCAACAAGCCCGTGGCTGTTGTCGGTGGCGGCAACACTGCGGTCGAGGAAGCGCTGTACCTGGCCAACATCGCCAGCACGGTCACCCTGATCCACCGTCGCGAGACTTTCCGCGCCGAGAAGATCCTGATCGACAAGCTCAATGCCCGTGTCGCCGAAGGCAAGATCATCCTCAAGCTCAACGCGACCCTGGACGAAGTGCTGGGCGACAACATGGGCGTGACCGGTGCCCGCCTGAAGAACAACGACGGCAGCTTCGACGAGATCAAGGTTGACGGCGTCTTCATCGCCATCGGCCACACCCCGAACACCTCGTTGTTCGAAGGCCAGCTGGAACTCAAGGACGGCTATCTGGTGGTCAAGGGCGGCCGCGACGGCAACGCCACTGCCACCAGCGTCGAAGGTATCTTCGCGGCCGGCGACGTGGCCGACCACGTCTACCGCCAGGCGATCACCTCGGCCGGTGCCGGTTGCATGGCAGCCCTGGACACCGAGCGCTACCTGGATGGCCTGCAGAACGTTTCGTTCTGA
- a CDS encoding aspartate aminotransferase family protein, with protein MSSETISQSISIVHPVSLSHGKNAEVWDTDGKRYIDFVGGIGVLNLGHCHPRIVEAIREQATRLTHYAFNAAPHTPYIELMERLAAFIPLDYPVSGMLTNSGAEAAENALKIVRGATGRTAVIAFDGAFHGRTLATLNLNGKVAPYKQKVGVLPGPVYHLPYPSKDNGITGEEALKAMERLFSVEIDVNDVACFIVEPVQGEAGFLAMDAPFAQALRQFCDDKGIVLIIDEIQSGFGRTGQRFAFSRLGIEPDLVLLGKSIAGGVPLGAVVGRKALLDNLPKGGLGGTYSGNPIACAAALATLAEMTDANLHAWGSQQEEAIVSRYQSWRNRGLTPYLGRLTGVGAMRGIELTHPDGTPASAQLTQLLALARESGLLLMPSGKSRHIIRLLAPLTTEPAVLEEGLDILEACLAKLA; from the coding sequence ATGAGCAGCGAAACCATCAGCCAATCGATCTCCATCGTGCATCCCGTCAGCCTCAGCCACGGCAAGAATGCCGAGGTCTGGGACACCGACGGTAAGCGCTACATCGATTTCGTCGGCGGCATCGGTGTGTTGAACCTCGGCCATTGCCATCCGCGCATCGTCGAGGCAATCCGTGAACAGGCCACCCGGCTCACGCACTACGCATTCAATGCCGCCCCCCATACGCCGTACATTGAATTGATGGAGCGCCTGGCGGCGTTTATCCCGCTGGACTACCCGGTCAGCGGCATGCTCACCAACAGCGGCGCCGAAGCGGCGGAGAACGCCTTGAAGATCGTACGCGGCGCCACGGGCCGTACCGCCGTGATTGCGTTCGATGGTGCCTTTCACGGTCGCACCCTGGCGACCCTCAACCTCAACGGCAAGGTCGCGCCTTACAAGCAGAAAGTCGGCGTACTGCCCGGGCCGGTGTATCACCTGCCGTACCCCAGCAAGGACAACGGCATCACCGGCGAAGAAGCTTTGAAGGCCATGGAGCGGCTGTTCAGCGTCGAGATCGACGTGAATGACGTGGCCTGTTTCATTGTCGAGCCGGTGCAGGGCGAAGCCGGCTTCCTGGCGATGGATGCGCCCTTCGCCCAGGCCCTGCGGCAGTTCTGCGACGACAAGGGCATTGTGCTGATCATCGATGAGATCCAGTCCGGCTTCGGCCGCACCGGCCAGCGATTTGCCTTCTCGCGGCTAGGCATCGAGCCTGACTTGGTCCTGCTCGGTAAAAGTATTGCCGGCGGCGTGCCCTTGGGCGCGGTGGTGGGACGCAAGGCGCTGCTGGACAACCTGCCCAAGGGCGGCCTGGGCGGCACCTACTCGGGCAACCCCATCGCCTGCGCCGCCGCCCTGGCGACCCTGGCTGAAATGACCGATGCCAACCTGCACGCCTGGGGCTCGCAACAGGAGGAGGCGATCGTCAGCCGCTACCAATCCTGGCGCAACCGTGGGCTGACGCCCTACCTGGGTCGCCTGACCGGCGTCGGCGCGATGCGCGGCATCGAGCTGACCCACCCCGACGGCACCCCGGCCTCGGCACAACTGACACAACTGCTGGCCCTGGCACGGGAGTCGGGCTTGCTGCTGATGCCCAGCGGAAAATCGCGACACATCATTCGATTGCTGGCGCCATTGACGACCGAGCCGGCAGTGCTGGAAGAGGGTTTGGATATTTTGGAGGCGTGCTTGGCGAAGCTGGCCTGA
- the cysZ gene encoding sulfate transporter CysZ, whose amino-acid sequence MPAPVLSGPQYLREGLKLVLSPGLRLFVLLPLAINLVLFVGLIYLAGHQFSLWVDTLMPSLPDWLSFLSYVLWPLFVVLVVLMVFFTFTMLANVIAAPFNGFLAEKVEVVIRGTDDFPAFSWAELIAMVPRTLGREARKLGYFLPRALGLFVLSFIPVVNLVAAPLWLLFGVWMMAIQYIDYPADNHKLGWNEMLAWLREKRWQSLGFGGSVYLVLLIPVVNILMMPAAVAGATLFWVREQGAETALARQG is encoded by the coding sequence ATGCCCGCCCCCGTCCTGTCCGGCCCGCAATATTTGCGAGAGGGCCTCAAGCTGGTCTTGAGCCCGGGCCTGCGCCTGTTCGTACTCTTGCCCCTGGCGATCAACCTGGTGCTGTTCGTCGGATTGATTTACCTGGCCGGCCATCAGTTCAGTCTGTGGGTCGATACGCTGATGCCGTCGCTGCCGGACTGGCTCAGTTTCCTCAGTTATGTCCTCTGGCCGCTGTTCGTGGTACTCGTCGTGCTGATGGTGTTTTTCACCTTCACCATGCTCGCCAACGTCATCGCCGCACCGTTCAACGGCTTTCTCGCGGAAAAAGTCGAAGTGGTCATTCGTGGCACCGACGATTTCCCGGCCTTCAGTTGGGCCGAGTTGATCGCCATGGTCCCGCGGACCCTCGGCCGGGAAGCGCGCAAGCTCGGCTATTTCCTGCCTCGCGCCCTGGGGCTGTTCGTGCTGTCGTTCATCCCCGTGGTCAACCTGGTGGCGGCCCCCCTGTGGCTGCTGTTCGGCGTGTGGATGATGGCGATCCAGTACATCGACTACCCGGCGGACAACCACAAGCTGGGCTGGAACGAAATGCTCGCCTGGCTGCGGGAAAAGCGCTGGCAAAGCCTGGGCTTTGGCGGCAGCGTGTACCTGGTGCTGCTGATCCCGGTGGTCAACATCCTGATGATGCCGGCGGCGGTGGCCGGGGCGACGTTGTTCTGGGTCCGTGAGCAAGGCGCCGAGACCGCGTTGGCCCGCCAGGGCTGA
- a CDS encoding DUF1244 domain-containing protein produces MNDQQRLELEAAAFRRLVAHLDSRKDVQNIDLMNLAGFCRNCLSKWYKAAADERQVEVSLDDAREVVYGMPYAEWKAQYQKEASAEQQAAFAKGKPDA; encoded by the coding sequence ATGAACGACCAACAACGCCTCGAGCTCGAAGCCGCCGCTTTCCGTCGGCTGGTTGCCCACCTGGACAGCCGCAAGGATGTGCAGAACATCGATCTGATGAACCTCGCCGGCTTCTGCCGCAACTGCCTGTCCAAGTGGTACAAGGCCGCCGCCGATGAACGCCAGGTCGAGGTCAGCCTCGACGACGCCCGCGAAGTGGTCTACGGCATGCCGTACGCCGAATGGAAAGCCCAATACCAGAAAGAAGCCAGCGCCGAACAACAGGCGGCCTTCGCCAAAGGAAAACCCGATGCCTGA